The [Pantoea] beijingensis genomic sequence ATGCCGTCGCTCATGTCAAAGCAGAGCGAAAGTAACAACAATTTGTTTTGTCAGGACGCTAGAGTTCGCTGCACCATGCCAGAACGCTGGCCATGACGGCAGTGATAAAGAATTGAGCAGTAGAGAGTGTTACAACCATTCCTTTGGCGAAAATCATCAAGTTTATGTTTTCGGCGGCAACCGTGCCAACCTCACATCCTTACGTGGCTAAGAAGAGACCATATTACCATTGATGCAGTATGCTACGCCAGAGCAGCCGATAATCACCATCTTTTTATCGGTTACAGGCGAAAGCAGCAGCGTTTTTCACCATACTCCCCACCATTCTCCCTCAGGAAGTAATACCTCAGACATGAAAAAGGCCGCATCCGCGACCTTTTGTTTGTTACCCGAGTAAGCTGAAGCTACCCGTATAGGGATTCTGATGGTGACTCCGGCCCCTCCGTGGGCAATACTCATTCGGGTTTACCGCAAGCCGTATGCATATTTGGTTCAAAACGCTCTGTCATCCCGGACGACCAGGCAAACCAGACCTGCCGGAATTTGCGCCTCCTGGCGTAATACAACTTCAATGTGTGTACAAAAACTTAGTCTTCTTTCGGCGAAGCATTTTCAACACGACTTTTGAGCTTTTGCCCAGGACGGAACGTGACCACACGGCGAGCAGTAATCGGAATATCCTCGCCTGTTTTAGGGTTACGTCCCGGACGTTGATTTTTGTCGCGAAGGTCAAAGTTGCCAAATCCGGACAGCTTAACCTGCTCACCATTTTCCAAAGCACGTCTGACTTCTTCGAAAAATAGCTCGACCAGTTCTTTGGCATCCCGTTTGCTCAGCCCCAGCTTCTCAAACAGGTATTCTGACATTTCAGCTTTTGTTAGCGCCATAGGTTCAATCCCTCAAGGTTGCCTGGAATCGCTCTTTTAACGCCGCAACACATGTGGCAACGGTCGCGGCAATCTCCTCTTCTTCGAGTGTCCGGGCGGTATCTTGCAAAATCAGGCTGATAGCGAGGCTCTTGAAACCTTCATTTACGCCCTTACCGCGGTACACGTCAAACAAGTTTACGCCAACTACCTGATTTACGCCAACTTTCTTACACTCCGCGATAATATCCGCAGCGGGAACGTTTTCGGCAACCACAACCGCGATATCACGACGGTTTGCCGGGAAGCGTGAAACCTCGCGCGCCGCAGGTAAAATGCGGTCCGCCACCTTATCCCACAGCAGTTCAAAGACTAACGTACGGCCATTAAGATCAAGCTTGCGTTCTAACTCCGGATGAACGACGCCAATAAACCCGATGCACTCATTGTGCAAATAAATTCCAGCACTCTGACCAGGATGCAGCGCCGGAATCACTTCTGCACGGAATTCAATTGCATCAAGTTTACCTGTCAAATCCAACACCGATTCAACATCGCCTTTCAAATCATAGAAGTCGACACTTTGGCGCGCCAGATCCCAGTGTTCTTCGTAGCGATTGCCACTCAACACACCGCCCAGCATAAGGTCCTGCCGAATCCCCAGATTTGCCTGCGTATCCGGGACAAAACGTAAACCACTTTCAAACAGGCGCACACGGCTCTGTTGGCGATTCTGGTTATACACCACTGCGGACAACAGCCCCGGCAGCAGGGACAGGCGCATAGCGGACATGTCTAGCGAAATGGGGCTTGGCAGTACCAGATTCTCTTCGCCAGGATGCAGCAATGCCTGAATCTTAGGATCGACAAAACTATAGGTAATGGCTTCCTGATAGCCTTTATCAACCAGCATGGCCTTCACACGCTTCAGAGAAAGATTGGCTTCGCGATGTTGAGTCATCACCAGGCTAGCTTGTACCGGCACGTCTGGAATATTGTTATAGCCATAAATGCGCGCAACTTCTTCAACCAGATCTTCTTCGATCTCGATATCAAAACGCCAACTGGGTGCTGTCGCTTGCCACTCATCCTGGCCCACAACCACATCACACCCCAGGCTTTGTAAAATTTCCGTCACACGCTCGTCAGCAACCACATGCCCAATCAGTCGATCAAGCTTTTCGCGATGCAGCGTAATGCGATGACGTGTTGGCAGAGAAGCCTCATGAGTCACATCAATAATCGGTCCCGCTTCGCCGCCGCAGATATCCAGCAGTAAGCGTGTAGCGCGCTCAATAGCCTTAAACTGCAGTTGCGGATCAACGCCGCGCTCATAGCGGTGAGATGCATCGGTATGCAGACCATGGCGTCGTGCACGACCCGTAATTGAAAGTGGACTAAAAAACGCGCACTCAAAGAGTACATTTTGCGTTTCTTCGTTAACACCGGAATGTGCTCCACCAAAGATCCCGCCCATTGCCAGTGCCTTATGATGATCGGCAATGACCAGCGTATCACTGTGCAGTTTTGCTTCAGTGCCATCCAGCAGCGTAAGCGTTTCACCCTCTTCGGCCATACGCACCACAATACCGCCGTCAATGCGGTCGAGGTCAAACGCATGCATTGGCTGGCCCAGTTCCAGCAATACATAGTTGGTAATGTCCACTACCGGATCAATAGAGCGAATACCGCAGCGGCGCAGCTTCTCTTTCATCCACAGCGGTGTCGCCGCTTTCACGTTTATTCCCTTCACCACTCGCCCCAGATAGCGTGGGCAAGCGTCAGCTGCATCTACGCGGATCGGGAAGGTTGCATCAATCGTCGCGGCCACCGCGCTAATTTCCGGCTGACTAAGCGGTAACTGATTCAGGACGGCAACATCGCGTGCCACGCCGATAATCCCAAGGCAATCAGCACGATTAGGCGTCACGCTGATTTCAATGGTATTGTCATCCAACTGTAGATACTCGCGGATATCGGTGCCCGGCTGTGCATCAGCTGGCAGCTCAATAATTCCACTATGATCGTCGGCAATCCCCAATTCAGAAAAAGAGCACAGCATCCCCTCTGACGGTTCGCCTCGCAGCTTGGCTGCTTTGATTTTAAAATCACCAGGCAGTACGGCGCCGATAGTTGCTACCGCAACTTTCAGCCCCTGACGACAATTTGGCGCACCGCAAACAATATCCAGCAGGCGATCGCCGCCCACATTAATTTTTGTCACGCGTAATTTATCAGCATTAGGGTGTTGGCCACACTCAACGACTTCACCTACCACGACGCCGTGAAATAGACCCGCTACGGCGTCAACGCCGTCCACTTCCAGACCAGCCATGGTGATTTGTTCGGCTAACGCTTCGCTATTAATCGCTGGGTTTACCCATTCGCGTAACCAGAGTTCACTGAATTTCATCGGTCAAACCCGCCTTTATTTAAACTGTTTGAGGAAACGTAAATCATTTTCAAAGAATGCACGTAAATCGGTCACGCCATAACGCAGCATAGTGAGGCGCTCCATACCCATGCCGAAAGCGAAACCAGAATAGACTTCAGGATCGATGCCGACATTCCGAAGCACATTCGGATGAACCATGCCGCATCCTAACACTTCCAGCCACTTACCGTTTTTTCCCATCACATCCACTTCCGCAGAAGGTTCGGTAAAAGGAAAGTAAGAGGGGCGGAAGCGGATCTGCAAATCTTCCTCAAAGAAATTGCGCAAGAACTCATGTAGCGTGCCTTTCAGATTGGTAAAACTGATGTTTTTATCTACGATCAGTCCTTCCATCTGGTGAAACATTGGCGTATGCGTTTGATCGTAATCATTACGATAAACACGCCCTGGCGCAATGATACGAATAGGGGGTTGCTGGTTTTTCATCGTGCGAATCTGCACGCCAGAGGTTTGCGTACGGAGCAGGCGCGTTGCATCAAACCAAAAGGTGTCATGATCGGCACGAGCAGGATGGTGTCCGGGAATATTGAGCGCGTCGAAGTTATGATAATCATCTTCAATTTCCGGGCCGGTCGCGACTTCAAAGCCCAGCTCACCGAAGAAAGTTTCGATGCGGTCGATGGTGCGCGTAACTGGATGCAGGCCACCGTTTTCGATACGACGTCCGGGCAATGAAACATCGATAGTTTCATCGGCCAGTCGGGCATTAAGCGCGGCAGATTCAAGGTGATCTTTGCGTGCGTTTAACGCTTCCTGCACCTGCTGTTTTGCTTCATTAATTACCGCACCCGCCGCTGGACGCTCTTCCGCTGGCAGTTCGCGAAGTGAGGTCATCTGGAGCGTGAGATGCCCTTTCTTACCTAAATATTCGACGCGTACCAGATCTAACGCGGCGACATCATGGGCATCATCAATGGCAGCCTTTGCACTGGCAACCAGTTCTGCGAGATGTGGCATTGTTTCCTCTTCTTCCAGCCCGAGAGGCTGGTCTGATTTATTGGGACAATAAGTCCGGGTGTCATGTCGCTATACACAAAATCATTCAGGATGCGTCACGCTGGCAAGTACATAAATCCCCGGCAGCCTAGTAAATCACTGACCGAAGAGGTGCACACAGCCAACAATGCGCAGCCTAAAGGATGATGGGTATAAAATAAAAAAGCCTCCACGAGGGAGGCTTTCAGCGCGATTTTTCGTTTCTCTTCTTATTGCGCAAAGCCCCCGATTCAGGCGCTAAAGTAAAAAAAGAAACGGAAAATAGCAGCATTCATGCTTGCGTTACCTTGTCATCTTAAAGAATTCTGCATGATGGACCGATCAGCAGCTATAGATATCAATATGTTGGAGAAGCTTACATAAAATAAAAGAGGGAGACAAGCTCCCTCTTTCATCTGACTTACGCCAGAGCTGATTTCGCTTTTTCGACCAGGGCAGAGAATGCCACTTTATCGAATACAGCGATGTCAGCCAGGATCTTACGGTCGATCTCAATAGACGCTTTTTTCAGGCCATTGATGAAACGGCTATAAGAGAGGCCGTTCTGACGAGCTGCTGCGTTAATACGCGCAATCCACAGCTGACGGAACTGACGCTTACGTTGACGACGGTCACGGTATGCGTACTGACCTGCTTTGATAACAGCCTGGAAGGCAACACGGTAAACACGTGAACGTGCACCATAGTAACCTTTAGCTTGTTTTAAGATTTTCTTGTGACGTGCGCGAGCAACTACACCACGTTTTACACGAGCCATTTAGCTCTCCTGTTTACTATTCTGATTGATACCCGATCTCCTTCTCACTTCCACGCAATGCGTAATAAGGGAAAAACGACCAGGCAGGGAAAAAATTAACTTATGCGTATGGCAGACAGGCAATAACTAAGCCCAGATCGCCTTTAGACACCATGCCTTTAGGGCGCAGGTGACGTTTACGTTTAGTCGATTTTTTGGTCAGAATATGACGCAGGTTTGCGTGCTTACGCTTGAAGCCGCCAGAAGCGGTCTTCTTGAAGCGCTTTGCCGCGCCACGTACAGTTTTAATCTTTGGCATTTAAAAAATATCCACTTCGCATTGTTAATAAAATGAACCAGACAGGTGAATCTGTCCGCATCGACCAGGCCGCTACGGACAGGTTACTTGATAACCTACTGTTTCTTCTTGGGAGCGAGCACCATGATCATCTGGCGGCCTTCGATCTTCGAAGGGAAGGATTCGACAATGGCCAAATCCAGATCTTCACACAAATCTTTACGGACGCGGTTAAGCACTTCCATACCGATCTGCTGGTGCGCCATCTCACGGCCACGAAAACGTAGCGTGATTTTAGCTTTATCGCCATCTTCCAGAAAGCGAATCAGGTTGCGTAGTTTGACCTGATAGTCGCCATCATCGGTACCAGGACGGAATTTAATTTCCTTAACCTGGATAACTTTTTGCTTCTTCTTCTGTTCTTTAGAAGATTTGCTTTTTTCGTAGAGGAACTTGCCGTAATCCATAATACGACATACAGGCGGTTCGGCGTTAGGGCTGATCTCAACTAAATCAACGCCTGCTTCTTCAGCTTTCTCGATAGCTTCACGCAGACTAACAATACCCAGCTGCTCGCCTTCGATGCCTGTCAGACGCACCTCTGTTGCACGGATTTCACCGTTAATTTTATTTGGTCGCGTCGGTAGAACTCGTTTTCCGCCTTTAATACTTTATTCCTCCAATTGATGAAGATTTCGGCTGCGAATCTCTTGCTGCAGCTTTTCGATAACATTATCTACGTCCATGCTTCCAAGGTCTTTACCACGGCGGGTGCGAACGGCAACTTTGCCTGCTTCCACCTCTTTATCACCACAGACCAGCATGTAAGGGACACGACGTAAAGTGTGCTCGCGGATTTTAAAGCCAATCTTCTCGTTTCTCAAGTCCGCTTTTACACGAATTCCCGCATTCTGCAGTTTACGGGTCAATTCTGTGACATATTCGGACTGACCGTCGGTGATATTCATAATCACCACTTGCACCGGAGCGAGCCAGGTTGGGAAGAAACCGGCATACTCTTCGGTAAGAATACCGATAAAGCGCTCCATGGAACCCAGAATTGCACGGTGAATCATCACCGGCACCTGACGTTCATTATTTTCACCCACATACGAAGCGCTTAAACGCCCCGGTAGTGAAAAGTCGAGTTGAACAGTACCACATTGCCATGCACGATCCAGACAATCATGCAGAGTAAATTCAATCTTAGGACCGTAGAATGCACCCTCACCCGGCTGATACTCAAACTCAATGCCATTTTCT encodes the following:
- the pheM gene encoding pheST operon leader peptide PheM, with product MNAAIFRFFFYFSA
- the ihfA gene encoding integration host factor subunit alpha encodes the protein MALTKAEMSEYLFEKLGLSKRDAKELVELFFEEVRRALENGEQVKLSGFGNFDLRDKNQRPGRNPKTGEDIPITARRVVTFRPGQKLKSRVENASPKED
- the rplT gene encoding 50S ribosomal protein L20; protein product: MARVKRGVVARARHKKILKQAKGYYGARSRVYRVAFQAVIKAGQYAYRDRRQRKRQFRQLWIARINAAARQNGLSYSRFINGLKKASIEIDRKILADIAVFDKVAFSALVEKAKSALA
- the pheT gene encoding phenylalanine--tRNA ligase subunit beta is translated as MKFSELWLREWVNPAINSEALAEQITMAGLEVDGVDAVAGLFHGVVVGEVVECGQHPNADKLRVTKINVGGDRLLDIVCGAPNCRQGLKVAVATIGAVLPGDFKIKAAKLRGEPSEGMLCSFSELGIADDHSGIIELPADAQPGTDIREYLQLDDNTIEISVTPNRADCLGIIGVARDVAVLNQLPLSQPEISAVAATIDATFPIRVDAADACPRYLGRVVKGINVKAATPLWMKEKLRRCGIRSIDPVVDITNYVLLELGQPMHAFDLDRIDGGIVVRMAEEGETLTLLDGTEAKLHSDTLVIADHHKALAMGGIFGGAHSGVNEETQNVLFECAFFSPLSITGRARRHGLHTDASHRYERGVDPQLQFKAIERATRLLLDICGGEAGPIIDVTHEASLPTRHRITLHREKLDRLIGHVVADERVTEILQSLGCDVVVGQDEWQATAPSWRFDIEIEEDLVEEVARIYGYNNIPDVPVQASLVMTQHREANLSLKRVKAMLVDKGYQEAITYSFVDPKIQALLHPGEENLVLPSPISLDMSAMRLSLLPGLLSAVVYNQNRQQSRVRLFESGLRFVPDTQANLGIRQDLMLGGVLSGNRYEEHWDLARQSVDFYDLKGDVESVLDLTGKLDAIEFRAEVIPALHPGQSAGIYLHNECIGFIGVVHPELERKLDLNGRTLVFELLWDKVADRILPAAREVSRFPANRRDIAVVVAENVPAADIIAECKKVGVNQVVGVNLFDVYRGKGVNEGFKSLAISLILQDTARTLEEEEIAATVATCVAALKERFQATLRD
- the rpmI gene encoding 50S ribosomal protein L35, which produces MPKIKTVRGAAKRFKKTASGGFKRKHANLRHILTKKSTKRKRHLRPKGMVSKGDLGLVIACLPYA
- the infC gene encoding translation initiation factor IF-3: MKGGKRVLPTRPNKINGEIRATEVRLTGIEGEQLGIVSLREAIEKAEEAGVDLVEISPNAEPPVCRIMDYGKFLYEKSKSSKEQKKKQKVIQVKEIKFRPGTDDGDYQVKLRNLIRFLEDGDKAKITLRFRGREMAHQQIGMEVLNRVRKDLCEDLDLAIVESFPSKIEGRQMIMVLAPKKKQ
- the pheS gene encoding phenylalanine--tRNA ligase subunit alpha, whose protein sequence is MPHLAELVASAKAAIDDAHDVAALDLVRVEYLGKKGHLTLQMTSLRELPAEERPAAGAVINEAKQQVQEALNARKDHLESAALNARLADETIDVSLPGRRIENGGLHPVTRTIDRIETFFGELGFEVATGPEIEDDYHNFDALNIPGHHPARADHDTFWFDATRLLRTQTSGVQIRTMKNQQPPIRIIAPGRVYRNDYDQTHTPMFHQMEGLIVDKNISFTNLKGTLHEFLRNFFEEDLQIRFRPSYFPFTEPSAEVDVMGKNGKWLEVLGCGMVHPNVLRNVGIDPEVYSGFAFGMGMERLTMLRYGVTDLRAFFENDLRFLKQFK